The region CTATTTCCTGCTCAAGGGCATAGTTTTTTTCATCCAGTTCATGAAGCAGGGTGGCCAGCTGTGCTGCGTTGTCTTCCTGAAGCTCCTTTACTTCCATCAATTCTTCAATCAGTTCTTCACGACGCAGCTCCGCTTCTTTTTCAGCGGTAAGGTCGTGCATGATACAGATACAGTTTTCAGGGGTATCGTCATTTGTGTCGAGTGTGGCCGCGGTCATATCAACAAAATGGATATGGCCTTCTTTATCTATGATGGAAAGGTTCAGGTTGTTTTTGCTGGTCGGTCCGCGAAAGAGATTGCACAGATATTCACGCCCCTCAACATCATGTGCCGGGGTGATTATTTCATGCAGTGGCTTTTGCTGGGCTTCGTCCGGACCGTAGCCTGTTATTTCAGTGAAAGCTGGATTGGAAAAAAGGATTTCGCCCTGTTGATCCATAATAACGATTGCGGAAGCCGCTTTGGCAAATAATTCCTTGAACCGCGACTGCTCAACGTCAGTATATTTGGAATTCATGGAGTCTTCCAAATTTTTATACTTATCCCTGAGCTCCGCCAATTCTGAATAAATAGATCGTGAATTGCGTAAACTTTGCATTATAGAACACCCCTCGACTTTACTCCACCCTATTGGGGTGACATCTTTACGCTGATTTGGAAACTAATCAAGTGTTTTTTGGTTAAAGTCGAAGATGGGATCTTATTTGCTTGCACTTTATTGAATTTTAGACAAACATGTGCGCGCACTTCTTTTTAGGCAAGATAAAAAATAATTCAGGAAAAAATATAATGATAACAATGAAGCTTCTTCTTTCGCCCGTAATTTGCGCCCTGATCGGCTGGTTTACAAACTTTCTTGCGGTTAAAATGCTTTTTCATCCGCATAATCCTATCAAGGTCGGTCCTTTTACCATTCAGGGCATATTTCCCAAACGTCAGAAGGAGCTGGCCCTGCGCTTGGGTGAAATGATCGAAAGGGAGCTTATTTCCCACGCCGATATTAAAGATGTAATTAATGATCCGGCATTTCTCGATAAACATAAGGAAGTAGTTCTTGAATATCTTGATGTTTTCTTCCGCGAGAAGCTGACCTCCCTGCATCCCATGGTGGGCATGTTTCTTAATGATGAAACCATGAAGACTGTAAAGGGCATGCTTTCCCAGGAGCTTGATTCCATGCTGCCCAAGCTCATCGAGACCACTTCCTCCCAGCTTGAATGTTCCCTTGATTTCAAATGCATTGTTCAGGATAAGGTGGAATGTTTTTCCATGGAACAGCTTGAGTCCATCCTTTTTGCCATTATGAAAAAGGAATTCAAGTTTATTGAGATCATTGGCGGCGTACTCGGATTTATCATCGGTCTGATTCAGGTGGGAATTTTCCTGCTCTAAAGCAGTCTTTTTTCGCGTGCTTTGTCCCGTCCGCAGGTTGGTTTTGCGGACGGGATTTTTTTTGGAATTTACTCAACGCAAGAGTTAAGCATTTTTTGCTTCAAGTCTTAAGAATTATATAGTTCCGCCAAGAGTTTGTTTTTTTTGTTATGGTCATAATTGGACACGGGGAGTCCGCTGTTATGCTTCTGGAGGTTTAATTGCGTTTTTTAATTGTGCTGGGGCAGCTGTTTTTCTTTCTGCTCCTGTCCGGTTGCGCCCAGATTGCCGGACCATACTATCTAAATCACGGAGAGTTTGAGGACGGGATCAGGGTCCTTGGTGAAGAGTTCCGGGAAAATCCTGAAGATGCAGCGGCAGCATATTATCTCGGTCGCTACTATCTTGCCCTTGAAGAGCCGGAGTTGGCAGCCGGGTTGTTGAAAAAAGCAGCCGGGCTTGAGCCTGAGAATTCTGAGTACCGTTTCTGGGTCGGTGTTGCCTGCTGGGCACTGGAAGATTTTGAAGAAGAGCAGGCAAGTTACAGGCAGGCACTTTCTTTAGATGAAGATAATGTCTCGGCAAATCTTTATCTGGCCCACACTTATCTTGATGAAGGTAAACTTGATCAGGCCCTTGTCCTCTATGATAAAGTTATCAGGATGGATAAGTATAACCCACAGGCATTATACAACCGGGCCGACATCCTGACCAGACAGCGGAAGAAAGACGCAGCCTTAAAGGAATGGAAGAAATTCCTGGAATATTACCCGGACGGAAGTCTTGCCGTATACGGAACCGAGCAGCTTAACCGTCTGGGGGATTTTACCTACCGTAACTTTATTCTTGGAAAGCGCAATGTCACTTTGCGGACCTTCAGCTTCAGAGCGGGCAGCACTAAGTCCGATTTTGAAAGCAATCTTTCTCTGCGTGTCCTTTCGGCCATAATGGAGTCGGATAAGGACAGCGCATTTCACATTGTCTCCTACTGTAAAGATAATCCCGCACTGGCAAAGGAGCGGGCACAGAAAATAAAGGCGCATATCCTTAATGCGCATCCCGGAATAAATGCCGCACGTCTGCCGCTCAGCTGGTTCGGTGTGCCGGAAAAAATCAAGCACGAGGGTAAAACTTATAATCTGGATGATTCCATCCGGTTCATCACCGTACTTAAGCAGGAGAATCCATCATGAATAATATTATGATCAGATTCTTATGCTTATTGTCTGTTCTGCTTTCTTTGTTTGTTTCAGCGTCTCCAGCACTGTGCGCGGCCGGAGCGGACGAAACTTCCTATTTTTCCACCCCTGATGAGGCTGATGCGGCCGCAGCCGCAGCCCGCGACGCAGCAGTTAGTGAATCGGAAAATGCAGCCCGTGAAGTTGCTGCTGTTGAAAGTGAAGTAAAAGCCGCCAAAGGTGAGGTGCGGGCGGCATTGCATGATCTTGCTGCTGCGAAACAGCGTGGCAGGACAGAAAAGCTGTCTGCTGCGCGTGAGAGGCTGGAAGCTGCCCGGACAAATCTGGATAAGACGGAGAAGAGGGCCGGAAAAGCAGTTTCAGCTATTACTTCGGTAAAAGCATCAACAATCTCCTCCATGCGCAGCCAGAATATGAGCTGGAGCGAAATTGCCCGCGAGTTGGGTGCTGCAAAGGAAACCCTTGCTCCTGCAGCTTCGCTTAACCGTGATTCAACTCAGCGTGAGCCGGGAGCAGGCATAGGCAAAGGTAATTCCGGTGACCGTAAGG is a window of Desulfovibrio sp. JC010 DNA encoding:
- a CDS encoding DUF445 domain-containing protein; translation: MITMKLLLSPVICALIGWFTNFLAVKMLFHPHNPIKVGPFTIQGIFPKRQKELALRLGEMIERELISHADIKDVINDPAFLDKHKEVVLEYLDVFFREKLTSLHPMVGMFLNDETMKTVKGMLSQELDSMLPKLIETTSSQLECSLDFKCIVQDKVECFSMEQLESILFAIMKKEFKFIEIIGGVLGFIIGLIQVGIFLL
- a CDS encoding tetratricopeptide repeat protein, with protein sequence MRFLIVLGQLFFFLLLSGCAQIAGPYYLNHGEFEDGIRVLGEEFRENPEDAAAAYYLGRYYLALEEPELAAGLLKKAAGLEPENSEYRFWVGVACWALEDFEEEQASYRQALSLDEDNVSANLYLAHTYLDEGKLDQALVLYDKVIRMDKYNPQALYNRADILTRQRKKDAALKEWKKFLEYYPDGSLAVYGTEQLNRLGDFTYRNFILGKRNVTLRTFSFRAGSTKSDFESNLSLRVLSAIMESDKDSAFHIVSYCKDNPALAKERAQKIKAHILNAHPGINAARLPLSWFGVPEKIKHEGKTYNLDDSIRFITVLKQENPS